In Synechococcus sp. Nb3U1, one DNA window encodes the following:
- a CDS encoding class I SAM-dependent methyltransferase, with protein sequence MVLEIARRFLLVPMIASNVATPTLTSRLVNGLLSIKPLFNWAKGQARTLMIKRAADIGVDWFGRVQALMAQDLATELAAIENPELVYPDYYLRPFHAYDAGNLSWEAATEVEVAAYAVHARIWPDAGPQGDPRLRQSYHQVLQARIPTPPQRILDLGCSVGMSTFALQDLYPEAEVLGLDLSPYFLAIGNIRAKEQQRQVQWIHAPAESSGLPTASLDLVSACLLFHELPQSAARQILTEARRLLKPGGYFALMDMNPASPVYAQMSPAILTLLKSTEPYLDQYFSLDMAETLEQAGFENITLQPNTPRHRVVVAQAC encoded by the coding sequence ATGGTTCTAGAGATTGCCCGGCGTTTTCTTTTGGTGCCCATGATCGCTTCTAATGTTGCTACTCCCACCCTGACCAGTCGTTTGGTGAATGGCCTGCTGTCGATCAAGCCCCTGTTTAACTGGGCCAAAGGGCAGGCGCGCACTTTGATGATCAAAAGGGCTGCTGACATTGGTGTGGATTGGTTTGGTCGGGTTCAAGCCTTGATGGCCCAAGATTTGGCAACAGAGTTAGCAGCAATCGAAAATCCCGAGCTGGTTTACCCGGACTATTACCTGCGCCCCTTTCATGCTTATGATGCCGGGAACCTGAGTTGGGAAGCAGCGACTGAAGTGGAAGTGGCAGCCTATGCCGTCCATGCCCGCATTTGGCCGGATGCCGGCCCACAAGGGGATCCCCGTCTACGTCAGAGCTACCATCAGGTGTTGCAGGCGCGGATCCCGACCCCACCGCAACGTATTTTGGATTTGGGCTGTAGCGTCGGCATGAGCACCTTTGCCCTACAAGACCTCTACCCGGAAGCCGAAGTGCTCGGGTTGGATCTTTCTCCCTATTTTTTGGCGATAGGCAACATTCGGGCCAAGGAGCAGCAGCGGCAGGTGCAGTGGATCCATGCCCCGGCAGAGTCCAGTGGCTTGCCGACAGCTAGCCTCGATTTGGTATCCGCCTGCCTGCTGTTTCACGAGTTGCCCCAATCGGCAGCCCGACAGATTTTGACGGAAGCCCGGCGCTTGCTCAAGCCCGGTGGCTATTTTGCCCTCATGGATATGAACCCGGCTTCTCCTGTCTATGCCCAGATGTCCCCGGCGATTCTCACCCTCCTGAAAAGCACGGAACCTTACCTAGATCAGTACTTCAGCCTCGATATGGCCGAAACTTTAGAGCAAGCGGGGTTCGAGAACATCACCCTTCAACCCAACACGCCTCGCCATCGAGTCGTCGTTGCCCAAGCATGCTGA
- a CDS encoding amino acid ABC transporter permease (The N-terminal region of this protein, as described by TIGR01726, is a three transmembrane segment that identifies a subfamily of ABC transporter permease subunits, which specificities that include histidine, arginine, glutamine, glutamate, L-cystine (sic), the opines (in Agrobacterium) octopine and nopaline, etc.), producing the protein MASSVSTPISEEHRLPPQEKLSPAAWVRRNLFDSWFSTVLTLVSALVLAWALSIFWNWAFTQANWAVIPANLKIFASGTYPSSQLWRVWVVLGIVLATLGVAAGAWGGVLLQYLIGLGACMGLAALLPLGEQSQWWLAGCAGVTFAAIAISRGRASWRLASILVWALVLPICLELLLGSFTPNLPGVRAEQLSGLLLTLMLAAAALIIAFPIGVLLALGRANHALPVVRIFCTLLIEIIRGVPLTTILFAAWLLVPFFLGGITVNLIIRAEVAFILFTAVYVAEDVRGGLQAVSRGQVEAARAVGLNPFQITALVVLPQALRASVPALVNEFLTLFKDTSLVFIIGMIDLLQAGRVVFTNPNWLGTQKEVLFFIGVVYFICCFAMAYAAKQVEKALGLGKR; encoded by the coding sequence ATGGCCAGCAGCGTATCTACTCCCATTTCCGAAGAGCATAGGTTGCCCCCCCAGGAGAAACTCAGTCCTGCTGCTTGGGTACGCCGTAACCTGTTCGACTCTTGGTTCAGCACCGTACTGACCCTGGTCTCCGCCTTGGTACTGGCCTGGGCGCTCTCTATCTTCTGGAACTGGGCCTTTACCCAAGCCAATTGGGCGGTGATCCCCGCCAATCTAAAAATTTTTGCCAGTGGCACCTATCCCAGCTCTCAACTGTGGCGGGTGTGGGTGGTGTTGGGGATTGTGCTGGCTACTTTGGGTGTAGCGGCCGGAGCCTGGGGCGGAGTGCTTTTGCAGTACCTGATTGGTTTAGGGGCCTGCATGGGGTTGGCCGCCCTATTGCCCTTGGGAGAACAGTCCCAGTGGTGGTTGGCGGGTTGTGCTGGGGTGACGTTTGCTGCTATTGCCATCAGTCGGGGCCGAGCATCTTGGCGGTTGGCTTCCATATTGGTCTGGGCCTTGGTGCTGCCGATTTGCTTGGAGTTGCTGCTGGGCAGCTTTACCCCCAATTTGCCAGGGGTACGGGCCGAACAACTTTCCGGTTTATTGCTGACTTTAATGTTGGCAGCGGCAGCTTTGATCATCGCCTTTCCGATCGGGGTACTGCTGGCTTTGGGACGTGCCAATCACGCGCTGCCGGTGGTTCGGATTTTCTGCACCCTGTTGATCGAAATCATTCGGGGTGTTCCCTTAACCACCATTTTGTTCGCCGCTTGGCTGTTGGTGCCTTTCTTCTTGGGAGGGATCACCGTCAACCTGATCATCCGGGCCGAGGTAGCCTTCATCCTCTTTACAGCGGTGTATGTGGCAGAGGATGTACGCGGTGGTTTGCAGGCGGTATCGCGGGGTCAGGTGGAAGCGGCACGGGCCGTGGGTCTTAACCCGTTTCAGATCACAGCCTTGGTTGTCCTGCCCCAGGCGTTGCGAGCCTCGGTGCCGGCGTTGGTGAACGAGTTTCTCACCCTGTTCAAAGACACCTCGCTGGTGTTCATTATCGGGATGATCGATTTACTGCAGGCAGGGCGGGTGGTGTTCACCAATCCCAACTGGCTGGGCACCCAAAAAGAGGTGCTGTTCTTCATTGGGGTGGTCTACTTCATCTGCTGTTTTGCCATGGCCTATGCTGCCAAGCAAGTGGAAAAGGCGCTTGGTTTGGGTAAACGATAA